The window GCCCTCTTCGATGGCCGACAACCGTGCCGTGGAGAAACGGCCGCGATCGGACACGTGGATCTGCTTGATCGGCTCGGCTCGCTGGGCGATCGACTGCCACAGGCCAAGGCGCTCGTAGATCTGCCGGGAGCCGAAGGACAGCGCCGAGGACCGGGCGTCATAGCTCGGCTGGTAGCTGTCCCCAGGGGCGAAGGGTTCGATCAGCACGATCTTCCAACCACGCGCCTTGGCCCCGGCCTGCAGCGCCAGCGCCAGGCTGGCGCCGACCAGGCCGCCACCGATGATCGCCAGATTGACCCGGCTCATGCCGCCGTAGCCCGGGCAGCGGCCATCAGCGCCTCGATCTCGGCCACGGTCTTGGGCACACCGCCGGTCAGGATTTCACAACCTTGCTTGGTCACCACCACGTCGTCCTCGATGCGCACGCCAATGCCGCGCCATTTTTTCGCCACGTTCTGGTTGTCGGGGGAAATGTAGATCCCCGGCTCCACTGTCAGCGCCATGCCGACTTCCAGCACGCGCCATTGATCGCCGACCTTGTAGTCGCCGACATCATGCACATCCATCCCCAGCCAGTGACCGGCCCGATGCATGTAGAAAGCCCGGTAGGCCTCGGTCTCGATCAATTCGTCGACCTCGCCCTCCAGCAGCCCCAGCTCCACCAGGCCGCGGGTGATCACCTGCACGGTGGCTTCATGGGCCTGGTTCCAGTGCTTGTCCGGGGCGATCTCGGCGAACGCGGCCTCCTGGGCGGCCAGCACCAGTTCGTAGATCGCCTTCTGCTCGGGCGAGAACCGGCCACTGACCGGCCAGGTCCGGGTGATGTCGCTGGCATAGCAGTCGATCTCGCAGCCGGCATCGATCAGCACCAGGTCGCCATCCTTGAGCACCGCGTCATTCTGCTGGTAATGCAGGATGCAGCTGTTGCGCCCGGCAGCGACGATCGAACCGTAGGCCGGCATCTTCGCCCCACCCTTGCGGAATTCGTAGTCCAGCTCGGCCTCCAGGCTGAACTCGTGCAGGCCGGCACGACCCGCCTGCATGGCGCGGACATGGGCTCGCGCGGAAATCGCCGCGGCCTCGCGCATCACCTTCACCTCTGCCGCCGATTTATACAGGCGCATGTCGTGCAGCAGATGATCCAGGGCAACGAATTCGTTCGGAGGCTGCGCGCCGAGATGAGCCTTGGAGCGGATCACGTTGATCCAGTCCATCACGTGTCGATCGAATTCCGGGTTGCTGCCCATCGCCGAATACACCCGGTCGCGCCCTTCGATCAGGCCCGGCAGGATGTCGTCGATGTCATTGATGGGGAACGCGTCGTCCGCCCCGTAGTCGCGGATCGCGCCTTCCTGGCCGGCGCGCAGGCCATCCCAGAGCTCACGTTCGGCATTGCGCTCGCGGCAGAACAGCACGTATTCGCCGTGGGCCCGGCCA of the Pseudomonas vanderleydeniana genome contains:
- the pepP gene encoding Xaa-Pro aminopeptidase; the protein is MIHIPKAEYARRRKALMAQMEPNSIAILPAAAVMIRNRDVEHVYRQDSDFQYLSGFPEPQAVIVLIPGRAHGEYVLFCRERNAERELWDGLRAGQEGAIRDYGADDAFPINDIDDILPGLIEGRDRVYSAMGSNPEFDRHVMDWINVIRSKAHLGAQPPNEFVALDHLLHDMRLYKSAAEVKVMREAAAISARAHVRAMQAGRAGLHEFSLEAELDYEFRKGGAKMPAYGSIVAAGRNSCILHYQQNDAVLKDGDLVLIDAGCEIDCYASDITRTWPVSGRFSPEQKAIYELVLAAQEAAFAEIAPDKHWNQAHEATVQVITRGLVELGLLEGEVDELIETEAYRAFYMHRAGHWLGMDVHDVGDYKVGDQWRVLEVGMALTVEPGIYISPDNQNVAKKWRGIGVRIEDDVVVTKQGCEILTGGVPKTVAEIEALMAAARATAA